The segment GTTGCACTTGCTAAAATTGCTTCGAAAGAAGCGCAAGGtttcaagcgacgaacccccccATTTCAAAGGGAAGTTACTATAACCGGGCTGCTGGGGAGCGTGTGAAACTGCAGAAAAGCTGCCTGTGTGCGCACGCATATAAAACTATTCTCTCCATTCTTTACCGAGCCCCACAGGTCAAAGCGCAAACACATTCCTTCCGCAAACGCGCTGAAAAGGCAGTGCGCTACCTATTTCTCCccccttttttatatttatcgcGCGTCACACAAATTATCTAAAAGGCATATAACATCCCGAATGAAGCTATTCAAttttgttgtggtggtggtcctTACCGAAACAGAAGGAACgaaatgtttttgttgcgcAGTGGCAACCCTAACGGGTAAGCAATTTAAATGTGGCaagcaatttaaaattatgtgCAACGCgtgaaaaatgcaattttgtgtgccgttgctgctgctgctgctgctcgcaaTTCCTGGTAGAAACGACTGGTGGGTCACCATCCCATCCCCCCACCGAAAGCTTTCGcggaaagcagcagcaccacccaATCCAATCAACCATATCCACCCAGCGCCCTTATGTGCAACGGCTTCCGAAATGATGATTAGCTCGCGTTCGCGCGGCCCTTGCCCGACCGCGTGTAAGCTGTGGGGCACGGCCTTTTTGCACActcaataacaacaacgccaacaacacacacatccacacatccCAAAAGCCTCGCGCGGAGGTTCGTCGCCTACGCGCTCTCTCCCGCTCAGGTGGTCAGGCTCCCTTCCTGCTTTTGCTCTGCGGGGTGTTCGTTAAATGATTTtctactgctgttgctgatgcacATTTTCTTAAAGCCCCAAAGCGagaataatgttttttgtttttttttttttttgcaaattgatgatgcagcgtgtgtgtgtgtgatgtgtgatGAGTATGATGGGGGAACTCGGTTCGGTCTGGAAGAAGCGTGTCCCGAGCATCTTTGCCCCGTCATAAAACACTCGAGCCACGGAGATGAAATGTGTGTTACTGgctggcagcagcaacagcgtttGGAAAGCGTTTAAGTGATGCACCtctacgcgtgtgtgtgtgtgtgtgtggggtttttttttcttcatgctgaatattaaattatttaacaatTTTACGAGACACATCTCTCGCACCGCTATGCTTCATTTTCTACTGCTACTCCCTCCCGCGGCagagatgctgctgctgcgagatACCTCAACTCATCTGCTTATACTTCCCTTCTtgcctctccccccccccccccatcatcCATTTGTTGGTACAAAAATTTACGGCCACTAAAAGCAAAAATCGAAACGATCGTTCTCCGTTCTCTCCGAGCCCGCTCGGACTTTTACGATCATCACGCGCACcggggaaagggggggggaggggggaacgCTGGGGGAGAAAGGGAGGCGGGGGAGGAGGATAGTAAAAATAAACCCTCCCGGTGTAACACATTGcgacttttgcttttttttgccgtGTTACCGCGTCTACGCGCGCGGCTGGCTGGCCCGCGGCGGCTGGTGGCTGTTGTCCGGCTGcgctgtgttgttgtgtgctctCTGTTGTTGCCCGGCCGTGATGCAACTGGCCGAGCTTGTTCTGAGGCAAAGCAAACACGGGCAGAACAATGCGTCAGACCCGTTGTAGCGGTGTGGCCTTCGCGCCCCGCGAGACGAAAAGCTCATTTAGCGCGGGGCGAACTTTATgataattttcaaatttaaattagcGTTGGCATCGACACCGTAATTActtcataaataaatacatgtgcgctcgtgtgtgtgtgtgtgtgtgtgtgtgtgtgtgtgtgacttgTTTGCTAgtctcccccttcccccttgTGTGTTGTGGTAGGGCAGTAAATCCTTGTCCGTTGTGTGGTGCACCTTTTTGGTGCCTATGGGTCTCCTCCTTGGTGTGGtccttttattgttttgtttttcttatttttttttaatatatgaCCCACTCGGGattgcagtttttgtttttgacatATGCAGACGCtactgtgttgttgttgtctgtACCCGCAAGGATGGAAGGATTTTAATGGGCTCGTTATTCGCCCTCTCTCactatgtctctctctcttgccgTCGTTGCAGCAAAAAGACTTTTATAAAAGAAGTTTGCCACGGCACGAACCGGCTCAAACGGTGGCCAACATTGAAACGCACAGCACAAGCGTGAGTGTGCGTTTGCTTTTTGCCGGGGTTACCACGTGCGCACCAGAAAGGCAAaatgtgttagtgtgtgtttgtgtgtgtgaatccGATCCTtcgagtgcaaaaaaaaaaccggtgcGAAAGGTTGAATCGATCGAGCAGATTGCAAtccgggttcgtcgcttattgCACTTGTTAGGTTGTTAAAGTAATCATCGCCTTAATTTAGAAATAGTttataataaaacattattccGGTGTTCCCTTCGTTTTCATCGAGCATAGTTGTGTGTTACCCTAAACTTTTTCTGGTGATGGGCCCAGGAACGCCATCGAAGTACACAATAGTGTAAGTGAGTGAATCGTGTTTACCCAGAATATACCGGActctattatttttgtttggtttcgtaGATTCTGCCTACGAATTCCAACAGTGTGGGAGAGGTGGAAGCAGAGGAACAGTACCGAATACAGCAACGGTACTTATTCAGGAAGTGGAAAGCTAACAAACAACCGTTTGGCGACGCTGACTGGGGAAACGCTGTTGATATCGCGTCATTCCATTGCAGGATTTGTGTTCCACTTCTGTGATGGATCTGTTCAACCTGGAGCTATAAACGGGCAACCTATTCTGTTGCATTATCCACAACAGAGGCTGAATATATGGCGCTTACGAATACCTACTTAGGACGCAACTCGGTGGCGTGTTTTTCACAGAGATTTAAGGCATCGTGCGAAAACAATTGGAGAAGAAGGCGCCGTAACAGCGttaaacggctttgaaggcattTTAAGGCCTTGTTCGGCTTAGAAGGCGAATAAAAAattcaaccgaaactttcacgGCTCCAACGGGTTTGATATCTTTGAAATCtttcaaattttgaattgCACGAGAATAACAGATCGGGATTACCGCCATCCTAATTTGTTTATACATCGATTTTGCTTCCTCACAAATCTTAGTGCTAAATAGTGCATTGGCAACGCTTTTGGTTCCGAAGCGAAAAAGAGGGTGTTCAAATCCTGATTTTTATGagaactttttttcttctttttgtatttgaagaaaatatttaaaacaaaaacaaaaattaagaaaaaaaagtcataattataaaaaataacaaaaagccGGAACATAAAATTAGAAATTAAAATCCCGGTTATGTTCATTGAATTGACGCAAACAAATTAGCCACGGGTCGTTAATGCCAAATGCTGTATTGCGGAAAGGTATTGCAAGAGCAGTCCGATTgtcaggatgggtgaaatatttATCTCATTTCACCTTTTATGGGAGCtatcgaaatgagtttgatataGTATTAGCACCTTTCAACGTTCTTGTATTTAAGAACTGAATAATGCAGACGATGTTTGATAAAGTGAAATGGCTCAGCCATCACTGGACATCACTACAACACAACAGTGCTGTGCTGAAGACGCGCTTGTAAGGTTTTCATTTTACAAAcagaaaatttcaaattcaagaCGAAATGTTTCATTGAAATGCAtcaaaggcatttaattactgctaaaAGCACTGCTAATCGCCTTGAATTTGCTAGCGGGGAGATCTCATTACCACAATCTGCAATCAGCACTTCAGAAGGCGGACGTTTTCACTAAACCAATTTCTGCGTGTCGCTTTACGGAAGCTGTGTTAAGCAGTGTAGCAGTTTTCTAATTCAAGGTTACGTTTGATTGTCAAAGTAATGATTGATCGAAGTAAACCTTGATTCACAAATAGCCTATAATAAAACACTATTCCGTGTTCCCATCGTTCAACAAGAGTAGCTGCATTTCCCTTAGCTCCTTTTAGTACCTTTGCAATAAGATTAGCATTATCGTGTGTTGATTAATCTTGCCATCCTGTGTGCCAAACAAGTGACGGTTAATTTGTCTTCCGAAAGGCCATTGCCGATGACAATCGAAAGCATCCCGTTAGCTCTGTTCAAGTGCGCCCTGCCCCTGCAAGTGCTGCAAGTAATGGATGTGGCTGCGCGATCGCTCGCCGCAACATAGTTTCATACTCACATCGAGCGGGCTGTTTAGcgtttagagagagagaaaggagagTGATAAATGACGGCTAATTGTAATctattttgttcttttcttttcacttttccTCCCCATCCAGGTTGTACTCTCGGCCTGCTCCTCCTACTTCCAGACGCTGTTTCTCGACCATCCGGCCCGGCACCCGATCGTCATACTGAAGGACGTTCGCTTTGCCGAGCTGCGCACGCTGATCGAATTCATGTACAAGGGCGAGGTAAATGTCGAATACTGTCAGCTTTCGGCACTGCTAAAGACGGCAAAATCGCTCAAGGTAAGGCTCGCGCGGGCGCTGGCTCCTGCGAATGCTCTGCTGGTGCACATGACTCAttccttttccccctttcctCCCCTCTCCCCACTCTTTCCATCCAACACACAGGTCAAAGGACTGACGGAGATGACAAATCAGAGCAGCCCGCTGACGGAACCGAAGCTAGAGCCGGAGCGACTCCGACCCCACAGCAGCCATGGTGCGGGCGGTGGCGTCGGCGCGACCGGCGGCAGCAACAGTGGCAGCGGGAGCGGCGGCACCACCCTGGCCGCCTCGGAAGCGATCCTGCCGACCAACCTCTCCACGACGCTCCCGACGGCAACGCTCgcgggcggcggtggcggcccgTATCTCACCTCAacgaccaccaccgccacgcCGGGCGCTGcgtcgacgacggtcagcaccACCGCCACGACTGCTACGACCaccggcagcagtagcagcaccaccactactactactactacgagCGAACCGGACGGTGCCGACAGACCGGCAGcggcggagcagcagcagcaacatcaccaGCAACACTCGCAACAGCATCACTACACGACGCAGCAGCAACGTTTGAGTTCCTCCGGCATTGGCAGTGCCAGCGTCACCTCGGCAAGCtcgctcagcagcagcagcagcagcagcagcagtggcacgGCCACCGCCGGCAACGTCACCGATTTGTCCACCACGCACGGGAAGGACGCGGCAATGGTGTGCGAAGCGGACGCGTCGACAGCCGCCGCCCCGAGCGCCACCACGACCACTACGCCCCTCTCGCTGCTCACCCGGAAGCATCGCGACGCGCCGATCGACATCGCAACCGCCACCACAGCCTTATCCTCAGCGAGTGCCGCCGCCGTAACGTCGTCGGCCGCACAGCTgcacggtggtggcggtggtgccgTCGGCAGCAAGGGCTCGAGTTCCTCCTTCACCTCGGTCGCTGCActtagcagcagtagtagcagcagcagcaccaccaccaccaccgtcatcCAGCGGCCGGCGTCGGGCGATGGCATTCTCTCTTCCCAGCTGGCCGCGTCGGCAGTCAGCAGCGACGGCAGACGTAGCGCCACACCCCTGCACGACGAGCCGCCCAGCCGGGAGGAGGAAGAGCCCGAGGAGATGGAGCAGGAGGTAAACGATCGCCATCCGCAGGATGCGCGGACTACACCGACAATCGGCGCCGCGCTAGACGACGAACGTGACACTACTacaaccgccaccaccaccaccaccaccacggtcAGTGATAAGGCAGACGCGCACCAAAGTGCTCACCAGGAGCGGGGAGCAAGGATAGGGACGGCGTCGCCCCCGGCCGGCAGCGGGGGCGATACGGACGAGTGCgccgcaagcgacgaacccgccgCCGCAGGCGACCCAGTAACCGCGTGCTGCTCCACCTCGATCGCGGAGCGTCAGCCATCGCCCGCACCGGCCGCCCTGATCCCCGACAGCAGCCTATCGCGCAGCAGCCCGCTCGGCGAGCTGGTGGACGAGGTGCGGCGACCGGCAAGCAGTGCCGCTgctgcggccgccgccgccgccgctgccgccctGATGGCAACCGATCTGCGCACGGACACAGACCATCATCACGCGATGCTGCTGCGGGACGTGACGATGGGAACCGCCGACTACGACgatgaggaggaagaggaggaggaggacgaggacgaggggGAGGACGTGGACGATGGGGCAGCGGAGATGCTGCTGGCAGCGGCCGCCGTCGCACAGGTAACGTCGGGCGGTTTTTTCCCATTCCCCTTTGTTCTCTGTTTaacttgtttttcttcttttttgctttcttctaaTCAAGGTTGCACGGGAGGCACGCGATGAAGGGACGGACGCCATCGTGATCGGCACCAGCGAGGAGAGTGCGGAGCAGCGGCGTCGACGCGGACGCCGCCCGCTGacggcaagcgacgaaccggaGGAGGAAGCGAACGAGGAGCAGCAACACCGCCATCGGTCCAGACGCACCGGACCGGACGACGAGACGACGCTGGGcccggaggaggtggaggacgacgatgacgacgacgacgatgacgacgatgacgaggacgacgagggCGGCGGCCCGCACGATCTGCACATTGGCAGTGCGGGCAGCAcgggcagcggcggcagcggcggcggtggtggtacaCTGCTCggccggcaccaccaccaccaccaccatcaccagcatctgctgcagctgtccgcccaccatcaccaccaccatcattcgcaccagcagctccagcagcagctgcaccagcaccatcagcagcagctggcgGCCGCGGAGCTGCTGCGGAcggccgagcagcagcagcgggtgcgccagcagcagcagcaccagtccCGTCGCCGCCGCTCGTCCGAGGACGGTCCGGCCCGGCCAAGTGGCACcaccacaaacaacaacaataacagcagcagcgccacctACAACAACAACTCCGACGACGAGTATCAGCCACCGATGAAGATCAAAAACGAAGtcggtaagtgtgtgtgttggagtggCGAAAgataattgtgtgtgtgtgtatgttttgatGCAATCGTTAATACCTTCCCCACaccctcccttcccttcgTTGCAGACTTTTCAGCGTTCGCCGGTCTGAACATGACGATCAATGCGGCGGCAAGCGCCAACGCCAACCTGTCCGCCGCACTGAACGCGGCGTCGGCCGGTCCGGGCCCGATCCTGCTCGCGACCGATCTGCGGCCGGCATCGCGCGgcggcagcaccaccaccacaaccacctcGGCCGAGGCCGCCGCCCAGAGCGGGAACAACGGCAGCAAGAacggcgagcagcagcagcagcgcgagcGTGGTTCGCCCCAGCACCAGCATctgcagcaccatcaccatcagcgggcggcggcggccaccGCAGCCGCGCTGGCCGTCTTTAACGCGAGCGGCCTCTCCAGCCCCCTGGCCGAACCGATCGCGGGACCGTCCGGCATCATGGGCCCGGTCCAGCAAGTGCCTCTGGTAAGCGCCCGACCCGTATGCAAACTGCATCGCGCAATGCAAAAGGGATTTTTTACAGGGTTGCTCCAAGTCGCATTCAAATGTGCACATACATTATTCGCCGCCTTCAAGCTGGTTTTCAACACCTTCGTACACCGTTTTCCGGCTCAGTTTCTAATGTGAACGGCATTGTTCAGCAATCGCAGAGGGGTTTTATCAACAGCCCAGCTGTCACAAATAATGACAGATGTTGAAAGAACATCTTGCATGTTTTTAATAATGCTGTGCACATTAGTGTTGGGTGTCATGAGTCTTTCGTGTTGATGCATTTGaatgaatcttcagtgatgagtgattcgaatctcgaatcgacTCTTCAAGGATTCATTAATCTgtaaagattcgtgaatctccAAGAATTCATTGGTCTCGAACgatttatgaatcttcaaCGATTCATAAATCTATAAGATTcgttatttcattaaaattcatatatcTCCATTCATAAATCTTAATATATGTATGAATATTGAATATAGAGGATATTGAATTTGCGTGATCCCACCTAATATGCCCGTTGTGGATTCAAGGCTcgcatggaccgtctccccgtagcaaaacaaactatccggctgcgtagtatttgccaagaagtctcgaaagcctgtataggctggcatgatcacgtaggttgttataccaagaagaagaagaagaactaaaGCTCTAGCTTaatgaatccttggagatgtATGAATCCCTTGAAATGCGGATTGATTCgttaatctttcgagattcgtgaatctttggAGAGTCATACATTTTTGGAGATTTATGCATCTTTGCAACCGAGATTAAGAttcattgaattatttttaagatTCATTCAGGATCATGAATTCAGATTCATTtcgattcattcagattcattcaTGAATCCTTAGTGATTCGAATTAAGCGAATCTTAGCGAATCTTCTCTTTGGTCAtaaatctttggagattcatgaatcctagATTGCCACCGAGATTCAGATTTATTGAGTCATTTCTAAGATTCATTccgattcatgaatctgactCAGATTTACGCAACACTAGTTCACATTGACAACTGAGTCGGAAAACAGTGTAATGAAATTTCAGGTtgtacacatgattttcaacatattgtcaagaactgtcaaactcaatccagcttgtgatgtgttgaaaatcatgcatAAGAAATCAACAATTACGATTATGGAAATGAAACATCAGATGAAATGAGattaaaaatgaaagcaagtggtgaataacaatgtttacattcgaaactgacttggaaaccgCTGGATTTGTTCCATAGTTTCGTGACTCTAATCTCGCTCTTTCtatatctctctccctctctctctcctctctctttaGTCGCTAAAGAAGGAGATCGACTGGGGCGACGACAAGTCTTCGGGCGAAAGCTCACTAGACTTCCGTCACGCGCACGACTCGGTAAGTGACATTGAAAACAaacttactctctctctctctttctctctctctttctctctctccgatGAATCGGTACCATAGTTCCCAATATGTAATCCCACCACCAATACTTCCTGTTcggttttcgtttgttttttgtttgtgtttttcttttctttcgttttctttcgtttttcccGCTGCGTAATGTCGCTGTGCTCCTGCCGCTCCTTCTCCTTGACTCCACCGCTCTAGT is part of the Anopheles gambiae chromosome X, idAnoGambNW_F1_1, whole genome shotgun sequence genome and harbors:
- the LOC5666833 gene encoding uncharacterized protein LOC5666833 isoform X1 yields the protein MGSDHYCLRWNNHQSNLLGVFSQLLQDESLVDVTLACSEGASIRAHKVVLSACSSYFQTLFLDHPARHPIVILKDVRFAELRTLIEFMYKGEVNVEYCQLSALLKTAKSLKVKGLTEMTNQSSPLTEPKLEPERLRPHSSHGAGGGVGATGGSNSGSGSGGTTLAASEAILPTNLSTTLPTATLAGGGGGPYLTSTTTTATPGAASTTVSTTATTATTTGSSSSTTTTTTTTSEPDGADRPAAAEQQQQHHQQHSQQHHYTTQQQRLSSSGIGSASVTSASSLSSSSSSSSSGTATAGNVTDLSTTHGKDAAMVCEADASTAAAPSATTTTTPLSLLTRKHRDAPIDIATATTALSSASAAAVTSSAAQLHGGGGGAVGSKGSSSSFTSVAALSSSSSSSSTTTTTVIQRPASGDGILSSQLAASAVSSDGRRSATPLHDEPPSREEEEPEEMEQEVNDRHPQDARTTPTIGAALDDERDTTTTATTTTTTTVSDKADAHQSAHQERGARIGTASPPAGSGGDTDECAASDEPAAAGDPVTACCSTSIAERQPSPAPAALIPDSSLSRSSPLGELVDEVRRPASSAAAAAAAAAAAALMATDLRTDTDHHHAMLLRDVTMGTADYDDEEEEEEEDEDEGEDVDDGAAEMLLAAAAVAQVAREARDEGTDAIVIGTSEESAEQRRRRGRRPLTASDEPEEEANEEQQHRHRSRRTGPDDETTLGPEEVEDDDDDDDDDDDDEDDEGGGPHDLHIGSAGSTGSGGSGGGGGTLLGRHHHHHHHHQHLLQLSAHHHHHHHSHQQLQQQLHQHHQQQLAAAELLRTAEQQQRVRQQQQHQSRRRRSSEDGPARPSGTTTNNNNNSSSATYNNNSDDEYQPPMKIKNEVDFSAFAGLNMTINAAASANANLSAALNAASAGPGPILLATDLRPASRGGSTTTTTTSAEAAAQSGNNGSKNGEQQQQRERGSPQHQHLQHHHHQRAAAATAAALAVFNASGLSSPLAEPIAGPSGIMGPVQQVPLSLKKEIDWGDDKSSGESSLDFRHAHDSALGRFLVGQGGGGGGYPRSGMKSAPPAGIIGFPGAAVGAIPFVFPFAPLGLGLFDADPQRLLSLLHHQSALAEEALRYRSLLFGGGTATPDGTPSQHQQPLEDCKEPLNLHATTHASTTATAASYEHDKMAAGSSPTKATMIRVRDGLTKEGFRNGGGEELLLRKPPPPPPPPPATPAASAPSSSAPSPSCDDTGLSLFRDVRQLSGGSPTPTTSTGGGSGSTAAAASGTDTAKCHICMANFPSAWLLEQHSALQHPHLTIHDDKPYLCGLCGQKSRYACCRYRTVLAKHHRGEPGGGGGRSRVPADKLFTCDVCGMQFRYLKSFKKHRLNHALERLHGKKGGGGGVGAPPADSEPAVSSTNEGGGGEAASSAMVADLRSRTAAGVGDGSEGGGTVEQDDTVSDSALQNQPAADCAPPTAADDTHTKISSSSNSGGGGGGGCSNGSSNSNNSSSSGSSSACSTTATTTTINNSTVCHSNGINASPCSNGGRIGPMVEAASEALLTGELKRYQAASVAAVAAAAAHHHHHQHHASVVRSMEAESSSVHGSAAAPGAATTPTSGGGLVHAHAHALSPPGTTTTTATSGPASSLSHTLNSLINAETIPHHRLLGLDPQEASILNFLRVDAAEKQRDRRFACPFCGKCVRSKENLKLHVRKHTGERPFVCLFCGRAFGGKSDLTRHLRIHTGERPYHCEACGKCFARADYLSKHLTTHVHQLSPRP
- the LOC5666833 gene encoding homeotic protein female sterile isoform X2, with product MGSDHYCLRWNNHQSNLLGVFSQLLQDESLVDVTLACSEGASIRAHKVVLSACSSYFQTLFLDHPARHPIVILKDVRFAELRTLIEFMYKGEVNVEYCQLSALLKTAKSLKVKGLTEMTNQSSPLTEPKLEPERLRPHSSHGAGGGVGATGGSNSGSGSGGTTLAASEAILPTNLSTTLPTATLAGGGGGPYLTSTTTTATPGAASTTVSTTATTATTTGSSSSTTTTTTTTSEPDGADRPAAAEQQQQHHQQHSQQHHYTTQQQRLSSSGIGSASVTSASSLSSSSSSSSSGTATAGNVTDLSTTHGKDAAMVCEADASTAAAPSATTTTTPLSLLTRKHRDAPIDIATATTALSSASAAAVTSSAAQLHGGGGGAVGSKGSSSSFTSVAALSSSSSSSSTTTTTVIQRPASGDGILSSQLAASAVSSDGRRSATPLHDEPPSREEEEPEEMEQEVNDRHPQDARTTPTIGAALDDERDTTTTATTTTTTTVSDKADAHQSAHQERGARIGTASPPAGSGGDTDECAASDEPAAAGDPVTACCSTSIAERQPSPAPAALIPDSSLSRSSPLGELVDEVRRPASSAAAAAAAAAAAALMATDLRTDTDHHHAMLLRDVTMGTADYDDEEEEEEEDEDEGEDVDDGAAEMLLAAAAVAQVAREARDEGTDAIVIGTSEESAEQRRRRGRRPLTASDEPEEEANEEQQHRHRSRRTGPDDETTLGPEEVEDDDDDDDDDDDDEDDEGGGPHDLHIGSAGSTGSGGSGGGGGTLLGRHHHHHHHHQHLLQLSAHHHHHHHSHQQLQQQLHQHHQQQLAAAELLRTAEQQQRVRQQQQHQSRRRRSSEDGPARPSGTTTNNNNNSSSATYNNNSDDEYQPPMKIKNEVDFSAFAGLNMTINAAASANANLSAALNAASAGPGPILLATDLRPASRGGSTTTTTTSAEAAAQSGNNGSKNGEQQQQRERGSPQHQHLQHHHHQRAAAATAAALAVFNASGLSSPLAEPIAGPSGIMGPVQQVPLSLKKEIDWGDDKSSGESSLDFRHAHDSEASEGLHGSVGGGVGGVGVGGSGTTGGVSASGHGSANSAGSGGSGSNSGGILGLCTTAHHGSGDAHSGRRSAGGSVGSGGGGGTSGRESSGPATATAGGSGSAAPAASGRSSSGGVSGGGGSGGGGGGGLLADHPSHPHHHHHHHAHPHQSAGGGGGGGGATGGSAGAAAAVAVAAAVAGLPVHTCMYCGVTFHNQNKLTRHILSHSLESLKFREATHLLHPHLALRHELTQVALAAQQAQSTSPSQLPSPHYGHHRGSGVGGGPTLEQMLDPAEAMAELELAAVLASQSGGLGLGPVGGVNPLAGGGGGGGGGAGGLGPDQGGNSVVLCKFCGKSFPDVTSLITHLPVHTGDRPFKCEFCGKAFKLRHHMKDHCRVHTGERPFRCGMCGKTFSRSTILKAHEKTHYPKYARKFLASPPPIDGKDDSPQ